In one Mucilaginibacter ginsenosidivorax genomic region, the following are encoded:
- a CDS encoding error-prone DNA polymerase, with product MSYVELQVTSNFSFRRGGSHPEELVDQAADLGYDAIGLTDRNTFAGLVRAYVVAKDRNIKLIPGVRLDLLDGPSLLAYPTNKEAYGSLSALLTLGNLRAEKEKCYISKSDVYHHAEGSIFIIIPPDKITPDFEFELVFTHHVKDYKTHLSNLYMAATRYYTGDDAKRLFLLAELGVPLVATNDVHYHHPNRRELQDVLTCIREKCNIFNAGYKLHQNAERHLKEKKEMERLFRNYPEAISNARKIADACTFDLKSLKYKYPSELTTDGRTPMEQLTYLTWKGANEFYKNTIPTKVKKAIEDELEIIAELDVPDYFLTVEDYVTWARNQNILCQGRGSAANSAVCFVLGITSVAPDKSNLLFARFLSKERNEPPDIDVDFEYERREEVMQYVYNRFGRDRAAVLPTVFMLHYKGAVNDVSRAMGLSVDTTKMLSDAYGDLSDEEITAAELKKLGLNFQDPHLLKVIELTGLLIGFPRQLGQHTGGFVITDGKLSDLCPIFHARMKDRTNIEWNKDDIDALGFMKVDILSLGMLTCIRKAFDLVLKHYGRALTLANIPQDDPKVYEMITAADTLGVFQIESRAQMSMLPRLRPTCFYDLVIEVAIVRPGPIQGDMVHPYIRRRNGEEAVDYPSDEIRSILERTLGVPLFQEQAMELAIVAAGFTPGEADLLRRTMATFKFNGMVSKFEHKLINGMTSRGYSEEYARRIFKQLEGFGSYGFPESHAASFALLVYVSCWLKFYYPEVFCAALLNSQPMGFYQPAQIVRNAREHGVIILPIDVNRSQWDNILEAKQGRYFAMRLGLREIDGIKQAEIDKLIAGRGQRPNQTYTQPHQLCDAGVSIATMERLANADTFRSMDLDRRNALWEVAALHDRPVQLMQGQPSESLQEPEPNLPELRLSEHVVQDYATTGLSIKGHPLTFIRHQLEMLHIKTAKDANQTEDKKLIKTAGLILIRQRPGTAKGVCFITLEDETGTTNLVVFPKLFDQYRKEILHAKLLMVEGVVEQTQVTHIIVRRVFDITKLLANLTEIKNDHQPVLTLSRADEKSSPFIPMEKPLKSTDSESANYLHKGRNFK from the coding sequence ATGAGTTATGTCGAATTACAGGTGACCAGCAACTTTAGCTTCCGGCGCGGCGGCAGTCACCCTGAAGAACTCGTCGACCAGGCGGCTGACCTCGGCTATGATGCCATCGGCCTGACCGACCGCAATACTTTTGCCGGTTTGGTTCGCGCCTATGTGGTTGCCAAAGACCGTAATATTAAATTAATTCCCGGCGTTCGACTCGACCTGCTCGACGGACCGAGCCTGCTGGCTTACCCGACCAATAAAGAAGCTTACGGCAGCCTTTCCGCTTTGCTTACGCTGGGCAACCTGCGCGCGGAAAAAGAAAAATGCTATATCTCCAAAAGCGATGTTTACCACCACGCTGAAGGGTCGATATTCATCATTATACCGCCTGATAAGATCACGCCCGATTTTGAGTTTGAACTGGTCTTTACGCATCATGTCAAAGACTACAAAACCCATCTGTCAAACCTATACATGGCCGCGACCAGGTACTATACGGGTGACGATGCCAAGCGCTTGTTCCTCTTAGCTGAACTCGGCGTTCCGCTGGTCGCCACCAATGATGTGCATTACCATCATCCTAACCGGCGGGAGCTGCAGGACGTGCTCACCTGTATCCGGGAAAAGTGCAATATTTTCAATGCGGGGTATAAGCTGCACCAGAACGCCGAACGCCACCTCAAAGAAAAAAAAGAAATGGAACGGCTGTTTCGTAATTACCCCGAAGCCATCAGCAATGCCCGGAAAATAGCCGATGCCTGCACTTTTGACCTCAAATCCTTGAAATATAAATATCCCAGCGAGCTAACTACGGACGGGAGGACGCCGATGGAACAGCTCACTTACCTCACCTGGAAAGGGGCGAATGAGTTTTACAAAAATACTATTCCCACAAAGGTAAAAAAAGCCATTGAGGATGAACTGGAGATCATAGCCGAGCTGGACGTACCAGATTATTTCCTGACCGTGGAAGACTATGTCACCTGGGCGCGTAACCAAAACATCCTTTGCCAGGGGCGCGGTTCCGCCGCCAACTCAGCGGTTTGCTTTGTACTCGGCATCACCTCTGTCGCGCCTGATAAATCCAATCTGCTGTTCGCCCGCTTCCTTTCCAAAGAACGTAACGAACCACCTGACATCGATGTGGATTTTGAGTATGAAAGGCGGGAAGAAGTGATGCAATACGTGTATAACCGATTTGGCCGCGACCGCGCCGCCGTTCTGCCCACAGTATTTATGCTGCATTACAAAGGCGCGGTCAACGATGTTTCCCGCGCGATGGGGCTGTCGGTGGATACGACTAAAATGCTGTCAGATGCCTACGGCGATCTTTCTGATGAAGAGATCACTGCGGCCGAACTCAAAAAACTCGGCCTGAATTTTCAGGACCCGCATCTATTGAAAGTCATCGAACTCACCGGCCTGCTTATCGGCTTTCCGCGGCAGCTTGGCCAGCATACCGGCGGCTTTGTCATCACCGACGGCAAGCTCAGCGATCTTTGCCCGATCTTCCACGCCCGAATGAAAGACCGGACGAATATAGAATGGAACAAAGATGATATCGACGCGCTGGGTTTCATGAAAGTGGATATTTTGTCATTGGGTATGCTTACCTGTATCCGCAAGGCTTTTGACCTTGTCCTGAAACATTATGGCAGAGCGCTGACGCTGGCTAATATTCCGCAGGATGATCCCAAAGTATATGAGATGATCACAGCCGCAGATACACTTGGTGTATTTCAGATAGAAAGCCGCGCGCAAATGTCTATGCTGCCCCGCCTGCGCCCGACCTGTTTTTACGACCTGGTGATTGAAGTTGCCATTGTACGGCCCGGCCCGATCCAGGGCGATATGGTGCATCCGTACATCAGACGGCGAAATGGTGAAGAAGCCGTCGATTACCCTTCTGATGAGATCAGGTCTATACTGGAACGTACGCTCGGCGTACCGCTGTTCCAGGAACAGGCCATGGAGCTGGCCATTGTCGCCGCCGGCTTTACGCCCGGTGAAGCCGACCTGCTGAGAAGAACAATGGCCACTTTTAAGTTTAACGGTATGGTTAGTAAGTTCGAGCATAAGCTAATCAATGGTATGACTTCCCGGGGTTACTCGGAAGAGTATGCCCGCCGGATATTCAAACAGCTGGAAGGTTTCGGGAGTTATGGATTTCCAGAAAGCCATGCGGCCAGCTTCGCTTTGCTGGTTTACGTATCCTGCTGGCTCAAATTCTATTATCCGGAGGTTTTCTGTGCGGCGCTGCTGAATAGCCAGCCTATGGGTTTTTACCAACCGGCACAGATCGTTCGCAATGCCCGGGAACATGGCGTGATCATTTTGCCGATAGACGTCAACCGCTCACAATGGGACAACATACTGGAAGCCAAACAGGGCCGGTATTTCGCCATGCGCCTGGGCCTTCGGGAGATCGACGGCATCAAACAAGCGGAGATTGATAAACTAATAGCAGGCAGGGGCCAACGGCCAAACCAAACTTATACGCAGCCGCATCAGCTTTGCGACGCCGGGGTGAGTATCGCTACGATGGAAAGGCTGGCCAACGCTGATACGTTCCGTTCCATGGACCTTGACCGCAGGAATGCCCTTTGGGAAGTTGCCGCGCTTCATGACAGGCCGGTACAGCTGATGCAGGGCCAACCCTCAGAAAGCCTGCAGGAACCAGAACCCAATCTGCCGGAATTGCGCCTGTCAGAACATGTCGTACAGGACTATGCCACGACCGGCCTTTCGATAAAAGGGCATCCGCTCACCTTTATCCGGCATCAGCTGGAAATGCTGCACATCAAAACAGCAAAGGATGCCAATCAGACGGAAGATAAAAAGCTGATCAAAACGGCAGGCCTGATACTTATCCGCCAGCGGCCCGGGACAGCAAAAGGCGTATGCTTCATCACTTTGGAGGATGAGACCGGAACGACCAACCTGGTTGTTTTTCCAAAACTTTTCGATCAATACCGTAAAGAGATCTTACATGCGAAACTACTCATGGTTGAAGGGGTGGTTGAACAAACCCAGGTCACGCACATCATTGTCCGCAGGGTATTTGATATTACCAAATTACTCGCTAACCTGACTGAGATAAAAAATGATCATCAACCGGTATTAACGCTTTCCAGGGCGGATGAAAAATCATCGCCATTCATTCCGATGGAAAAGCCGTTGAAGTCGACTGATAGTGAATCAGCCAACTACTTGCACAAGGGGAGGAATTTTAAATGA
- a CDS encoding SOS response-associated peptidase: MCYYNGQKVTRTEFIRLKKLEKEVRRYNFLNVGVHNGFNYAPCAILVPSADGRDFDIVQAEWGYVPGFVKTRAEANLFRAKYTTLNFKSENLFVKEDGKRSMWADAAKNRRCLVLSTGIVESRHVPKIGKKGQQLKETIKYPYYVTVKGQEYFFMPGLYNEWLDPETSQFVNTVAIGITEANALMRQVHNSKLRMPTILTEDLAYEWLLEKPSEGRLSTIARTQIPSRLLDFCTIDPDYRTAREATPRDFHDLAPIDTAYLDVAEELQFNHWPEDLEPVLAGGELANVGLADTTVRANSAQRMKPQGDLFS, from the coding sequence ATGTGTTACTATAACGGTCAAAAAGTCACCCGCACCGAGTTTATTCGACTGAAAAAGCTCGAAAAGGAAGTCCGCCGCTACAATTTTTTGAATGTGGGCGTTCACAATGGTTTCAATTACGCGCCCTGCGCGATCCTGGTTCCTTCAGCGGACGGCAGGGATTTCGACATCGTACAGGCGGAATGGGGCTATGTCCCCGGGTTCGTGAAAACGCGGGCGGAGGCTAATCTATTCCGGGCAAAATATACCACGCTCAATTTTAAATCAGAAAACCTTTTTGTAAAAGAGGACGGTAAACGTTCCATGTGGGCGGATGCCGCCAAAAACCGCCGTTGCCTGGTGCTGTCTACCGGCATCGTGGAAAGCCGCCATGTGCCAAAGATCGGCAAGAAAGGCCAGCAGTTAAAAGAAACGATCAAATACCCTTATTATGTGACGGTGAAAGGGCAGGAGTACTTTTTTATGCCCGGCCTGTATAACGAATGGCTGGATCCTGAAACCAGCCAGTTTGTAAATACCGTCGCTATTGGTATCACAGAAGCCAATGCGCTGATGCGCCAGGTCCATAATTCCAAATTGCGTATGCCGACCATTTTAACGGAAGACCTCGCGTATGAATGGTTACTCGAAAAACCATCCGAAGGACGTTTAAGCACCATCGCCCGTACACAGATACCTTCGCGCTTGCTGGATTTCTGTACGATCGATCCGGATTACCGCACCGCCAGAGAAGCAACGCCCCGTGATTTCCATGATTTAGCGCCGATAGATACGGCTTACCTGGATGTTGCCGAGGAACTGCAGTTTAACCACTGGCCGGAGGATCTGGAACCGGTACTGGCCGGCGGCGAGCTTGCAAACGTTGGGTTAGCTGACACGACCGTCCGAGCCAATTCTGCGCAGCGCATGAAGCCCCAGGGCGATCTGTTTAGTTGA
- a CDS encoding PAS domain-containing protein: MQYHPQINAFLKNSSFFYTIAIGMDSRYSYVSKNYDRNFEFTNGTLLGRHFSVTLHPEDVAICEQVGMRCFSKPGELFSATLRKHDGQGGFVTTQWEMQALFDTDGNPDGIFCIGYNITEFVDAKTKLDSANNQLSEIGFIQSHAVRKPLANIMGLTDLIYDNGDEFTRDLCEMLQKSTVELDQVIIEISNKTTLDVR; this comes from the coding sequence ATGCAGTATCATCCTCAAATAAACGCGTTTTTAAAGAACTCTTCTTTTTTTTATACCATAGCAATTGGTATGGATAGCAGGTATTCTTATGTCAGTAAAAATTATGATCGGAATTTTGAATTTACCAACGGCACTTTATTGGGACGGCATTTTAGTGTCACGCTCCATCCGGAAGATGTAGCAATTTGTGAGCAGGTCGGTATGCGCTGCTTTTCAAAACCGGGAGAGCTATTTTCGGCAACGTTACGAAAGCACGATGGCCAGGGCGGGTTTGTGACAACACAGTGGGAGATGCAGGCGTTATTTGATACGGACGGAAACCCGGATGGTATTTTTTGTATTGGTTATAATATAACTGAATTCGTAGACGCAAAAACCAAACTTGATTCTGCAAACAACCAATTAAGTGAAATTGGCTTTATACAATCTCATGCTGTACGCAAGCCCCTGGCCAACATTATGGGATTAACCGACCTTATATACGATAACGGGGATGAATTTACCCGGGATTTATGTGAAATGCTACAGAAAAGTACAGTAGAGTTAGACCAGGTAATTATCGAAATATCTAATAAAACCACACTAGATGTTAGATAA
- a CDS encoding bromodomain-containing protein yields the protein MEQRIFTLEQAEIANFQFDLQVRNFLLGWIRENDDCMSLRFDQSIAEYLANNALRDFFLNTRQPVVRLLKNRAVAGHLGRTAEHVYFDPVTGDPLFASSEQRFYNLARRLNSEQIHIPFRSVHPGKQTETGDTADINSYPTGSEQIRYNSGNHFSSRPANGNVLEENGRRCMAKSKDNLHILFKRGFLEERLNDIKTLAADLHQNGKRNLQFFVICSRHSPREGHFGASLVIMDPAIPEFPKRVMVCDTLMKELPHRPGWWNHFIQEYTNVFGDAIAELIEDVSHPLQKINNRGDEPFRHDWDCPYYVASMAEALAELVTNCPGLLLNGSAWEIHGAMKKIMPDYYLATQEIKDRITIQQINRLKRWNSGREVIRHWVTEIF from the coding sequence ATGGAGCAACGCATTTTTACCCTGGAACAAGCGGAAATCGCTAACTTTCAATTCGATCTTCAGGTTCGCAATTTTTTACTGGGCTGGATAAGGGAAAACGATGATTGTATGTCCCTTCGGTTTGATCAGTCGATAGCTGAATATCTGGCTAACAATGCTTTAAGAGATTTCTTTTTAAACACAAGGCAACCCGTGGTTCGACTATTGAAGAACCGCGCGGTGGCTGGTCACCTGGGGCGAACGGCGGAACATGTTTATTTTGACCCCGTGACTGGTGATCCGCTATTTGCATCCTCGGAACAGCGTTTTTACAACCTGGCGCGGCGGTTAAACAGTGAACAAATTCATATTCCGTTTCGTTCTGTACACCCTGGCAAGCAGACTGAAACCGGCGATACTGCGGATATTAACTCTTACCCGACAGGGTCAGAACAGATCCGCTATAATAGTGGCAACCATTTTTCCAGCAGACCGGCCAATGGAAATGTACTTGAAGAAAACGGGAGGCGCTGCATGGCTAAGTCAAAGGATAATCTACACATCCTTTTCAAGCGCGGGTTTCTGGAAGAAAGGTTGAACGATATAAAAACGCTTGCAGCAGATCTACATCAAAACGGAAAAAGGAACCTTCAATTTTTCGTGATCTGCAGCAGGCATTCGCCAAGGGAGGGACATTTTGGCGCTTCACTGGTCATTATGGATCCTGCGATCCCCGAATTTCCAAAACGTGTGATGGTCTGCGATACCCTGATGAAGGAATTGCCGCACCGGCCAGGGTGGTGGAATCATTTTATTCAGGAATATACCAATGTGTTTGGTGATGCCATAGCAGAATTAATCGAAGATGTTTCGCACCCTTTGCAGAAAATAAATAATAGGGGTGACGAACCCTTTCGCCATGACTGGGATTGTCCGTATTACGTAGCCAGCATGGCCGAGGCGCTGGCGGAACTGGTTACTAACTGCCCCGGCCTCTTACTGAATGGTAGCGCATGGGAAATTCACGGGGCAATGAAAAAAATTATGCCTGATTATTACCTTGCAACGCAGGAGATAAAAGACAGGATTACCATTCAGCAAATCAACCGGTTAAAGCGGTGGAATAGCGGTCGTGAGGTCATCAGACACTGGGTAACAGAAATTTTCTAA
- a CDS encoding PA2169 family four-helix-bundle protein, producing MENIKASSLKTKQEVIGDLKELLQLVNDSKEGYKSAADATESADLKALFSKLSGERIVYAAELKEHIALHGEDAVNEAGGILGGLHRSWLAIKQVLSNNDNLDILKTITTGERAAIEKYDVLIADYADHADHMKLLAEQRDGVQAALAAIEKEIVIRNED from the coding sequence ATGGAAAACATCAAGGCATCATCATTAAAAACCAAACAAGAAGTTATCGGAGACCTGAAGGAATTATTACAGCTCGTGAACGACAGCAAGGAAGGCTACAAATCGGCGGCGGATGCAACGGAGTCGGCGGATCTGAAAGCTTTATTTTCAAAGTTATCCGGTGAGCGCATCGTGTATGCAGCCGAATTGAAAGAGCATATTGCCCTGCATGGTGAAGATGCTGTAAATGAAGCTGGAGGTATTCTGGGCGGTTTGCACCGTAGCTGGCTTGCCATCAAACAAGTTTTGAGCAATAATGATAACCTGGACATTTTAAAAACGATCACCACGGGGGAAAGAGCGGCAATCGAAAAATATGATGTGCTCATCGCTGATTATGCGGACCACGCAGATCATATGAAACTATTAGCAGAACAGCGCGATGGTGTTCAAGCTGCGCTTGCGGCCATAGAGAAAGAGATCGTTATCCGCAACGAAGATTAA
- a CDS encoding DUF72 domain-containing protein, producing MGREGLDGQNLSPENRGNALLPLYCKNFNTVEFGPTFYSIYTAEQLNRWVQQVADAPGFKFCPKFPQHITHIRRLANAEEQTAKFYESLDAFGNHLGPLLLQLGENFSPKSFPQLKSYLQSLPPSVKVSVEVRHKDWFGIDSNRHELFELLRELNIGTVISDTAGRRDCVHMELTNNQAVIRFVGNDLAPSDYTRMDEWVERLNTWKTKGLKTVWFFMHQHNEQFVPEACAYLIKRLNEKLGTSIAGPRFLTE from the coding sequence ATGGGGCGAGAAGGGCTGGATGGGCAAAATTTATCCCCGGAAAACCGTGGCAACGCTTTGCTTCCGCTCTACTGCAAGAATTTTAATACGGTCGAGTTCGGTCCTACTTTTTATTCGATCTACACTGCAGAGCAACTCAACCGGTGGGTGCAACAGGTCGCTGATGCACCGGGTTTTAAGTTTTGCCCGAAGTTCCCGCAGCATATCACCCATATACGCCGGCTGGCCAATGCGGAAGAACAAACGGCTAAATTTTATGAAAGCCTGGATGCGTTCGGAAATCACCTGGGCCCCTTATTGCTGCAACTGGGCGAAAATTTCTCGCCGAAAAGCTTTCCCCAACTCAAATCCTACCTGCAATCTTTACCGCCGTCCGTGAAGGTCAGTGTAGAAGTACGGCATAAAGATTGGTTTGGCATTGATTCAAATCGGCATGAGCTGTTTGAATTGCTCCGGGAACTAAATATAGGTACAGTGATTTCGGATACCGCAGGCAGAAGGGATTGTGTTCATATGGAATTGACTAACAACCAGGCCGTCATTCGTTTTGTTGGTAACGACCTGGCCCCAAGCGATTACACCAGGATGGACGAATGGGTGGAAAGGCTGAATACCTGGAAAACCAAGGGGCTGAAAACAGTATGGTTCTTCATGCACCAGCATAACGAACAATTTGTGCCTGAAGCGTGTGCTTATTTGATCAAACGCCTTAACGAAAAGTTAGGTACCTCAATTGCCGGACCCAGGTTTCTGACTGAATAA
- a CDS encoding DNA-formamidopyrimidine glycosylase family protein: MPEIPDLNIFSGNLAKRLVGRTLSNIHIGVPRKLKEPEAAFKAALEGRQLTAVRRVGKQLYFEFDRHVLGLHLMLYGSMHWYESKNEHKFTIAELLFSDGTGLAITDWQKSVTLTLDPEISTVPDALALKEGYLETALKKIGRPIKTVLTDGKLVQGIGNAYGDEILYAANLSPFSIAAKIPEAKIDTLTKAIKQVLTEAEAHILQNFPDTITEKERDFLKVHLPKHKLTPNGEPILVAEIASRKTYYTEGQELFE, translated from the coding sequence ATGCCCGAGATACCCGACCTCAATATATTCAGCGGCAACCTCGCCAAACGGCTTGTGGGTAGGACGTTAAGCAACATTCACATTGGGGTTCCGCGAAAACTTAAGGAACCCGAAGCTGCCTTTAAAGCAGCTCTTGAAGGAAGGCAACTGACGGCGGTCAGGCGGGTGGGAAAGCAACTGTACTTCGAATTTGACCGGCATGTCCTGGGTCTTCACCTGATGCTGTACGGGTCCATGCACTGGTACGAAAGTAAAAACGAGCATAAGTTTACGATCGCCGAGCTGCTTTTTTCGGATGGTACGGGACTTGCCATTACCGACTGGCAGAAATCGGTCACGCTGACCCTTGATCCGGAAATATCAACGGTGCCTGACGCGCTGGCGCTAAAGGAAGGCTACCTGGAAACAGCACTGAAGAAGATCGGCCGGCCGATCAAAACTGTACTGACCGATGGAAAGCTCGTCCAGGGTATCGGCAATGCCTACGGAGACGAGATCCTTTACGCGGCAAACCTGTCCCCTTTTTCTATAGCCGCTAAAATCCCTGAAGCGAAAATCGATACCCTGACCAAAGCGATCAAACAAGTATTAACAGAGGCGGAAGCACATATCCTTCAAAACTTCCCGGATACCATTACGGAGAAGGAACGCGATTTTCTAAAGGTCCACCTGCCCAAACACAAGCTGACGCCCAATGGCGAACCTATTTTGGTTGCAGAGATCGCCTCACGAAAAACGTACTATACCGAAGGCCAGGAGTTATTTGAGTAA
- a CDS encoding DUF1810 domain-containing protein, which produces MVKATALTEIKSGRKRSHWMWYVFPQIAGLGCSDMAKGYAIADLAEATDYLAHPVPGKRIKEITAALLGLDSHNAPQVMDNPDDLKLRPSMTLFALVEGAGSVLEAVLKKYFDGHKDQATIQLIR; this is translated from the coding sequence ATGGTGAAGGCTACTGCCTTAACGGAGATCAAATCCGGCCGTAAACGAAGCCATTGGATGTGGTATGTTTTTCCGCAGATCGCGGGGCTGGGTTGTAGTGACATGGCCAAAGGATATGCCATCGCCGATCTGGCCGAGGCGACAGATTACCTCGCGCACCCGGTGCCTGGCAAACGTATAAAGGAAATTACTGCCGCGTTATTGGGATTGGACAGCCATAATGCGCCTCAGGTGATGGACAACCCCGATGACCTGAAGCTACGCCCCAGCATGACGCTATTTGCGCTGGTCGAGGGCGCGGGTTCTGTTTTAGAGGCGGTGTTAAAAAAGTACTTTGACGGTCATAAAGATCAGGCCACAATACAACTGATACGTTAA
- a CDS encoding PRTRC system ThiF family protein, whose translation MKKIKIKQPLTAVHIVEKEWLNPYNPIVVNLIGAGGTGSQVLTALARMNHALIELNHPGLFVRLFDDDKVERANLGRQLFATAELKQYKAVALINRVNLFFGTNWKAVTARYDKATFKQQPELAQAGLTISCVDTVQARLEIADILKNLHKHSGHGRNRLVYYMDFGNSRFSGQVLLSTIGKVQQPEMKKYQTVETLSMITDEFRELLLASESTDNTPSCSLAEALTKQDLFINSALANAGSSLLWQLFREGMLVNRGFFLNLKEFRMQPIKVAVPVVVIVPMKPKRTKKESCII comes from the coding sequence ATGAAGAAAATTAAAATAAAACAGCCTCTGACAGCCGTTCATATCGTGGAAAAGGAATGGCTTAACCCCTATAACCCGATTGTGGTTAACCTGATCGGGGCAGGGGGGACGGGAAGCCAGGTGCTTACCGCTTTGGCGAGAATGAACCATGCGCTTATTGAACTGAACCATCCCGGCCTGTTTGTGCGCCTGTTTGACGATGATAAAGTGGAACGTGCCAACTTAGGCAGGCAGCTATTCGCCACCGCTGAACTCAAACAATATAAAGCGGTTGCCCTCATTAACCGGGTGAACCTGTTTTTCGGGACAAACTGGAAAGCGGTAACTGCACGATATGACAAGGCTACTTTCAAACAACAGCCGGAACTGGCACAGGCTGGGTTGACCATCTCCTGCGTAGATACCGTACAGGCAAGGCTGGAAATTGCCGACATCTTGAAAAATCTGCATAAACACTCCGGGCATGGCCGTAACAGACTAGTTTATTACATGGACTTCGGCAACAGCCGTTTTTCAGGACAGGTGTTGCTATCGACCATCGGTAAAGTACAGCAGCCGGAAATGAAAAAGTATCAAACCGTAGAAACCCTGTCGATGATTACCGATGAATTTCGGGAACTGCTTCTGGCCTCGGAAAGCACCGATAATACGCCAAGTTGTTCGTTGGCGGAAGCCCTCACCAAACAGGATTTATTTATTAATTCAGCATTGGCCAATGCCGGGTCATCCCTGTTATGGCAACTGTTCCGGGAAGGGATGTTAGTTAACCGGGGCTTTTTCCTCAACCTTAAAGAATTCAGAATGCAGCCCATAAAGGTTGCCGTTCCGGTTGTCGTTATCGTTCCGATGAAGCCAAAAAGGACTAAAAAAGAAAGCTGCATAATATAA
- a CDS encoding PRTRC system protein B: MNNVTNEFNDKYIPYKALLIYNCERENDYNSNTDEAVSMYVESYDIGLQGNPINAHPLSLQESIALAELLQSSAEMQNGFLKSKGMFPNNLLYVNADTNGYAVWYTPPQQRELFFVKDLGIPCGKAYVPGMVWKATRDSLFIFAVKGKSKPTAKTALHYAPYFNIYSDGRVCMGNVNINIDRGTHLENFMTQWEAYFFGSYFSHTISGGSQINGNIVQLWQQQVSTENRFNELLLVKNGLTLNQLIR, from the coding sequence ATGAATAACGTAACCAACGAGTTTAACGATAAATATATCCCCTATAAAGCCTTATTGATTTACAACTGCGAGCGGGAAAATGACTATAACAGCAATACCGATGAAGCCGTTTCCATGTATGTGGAAAGCTACGACATTGGTTTGCAGGGAAATCCGATCAATGCGCATCCCTTATCCTTACAGGAAAGCATCGCTTTAGCGGAATTATTGCAAAGCAGTGCAGAAATGCAGAACGGCTTTTTAAAATCAAAGGGAATGTTTCCAAATAACCTGCTCTATGTCAACGCCGATACCAATGGCTATGCAGTATGGTACACACCGCCACAGCAAAGGGAATTGTTCTTTGTCAAAGATTTGGGCATCCCCTGCGGTAAGGCTTATGTTCCCGGAATGGTATGGAAAGCCACGAGGGACAGCCTTTTCATTTTTGCCGTCAAAGGCAAGTCCAAACCCACCGCCAAAACAGCTTTGCATTATGCGCCCTATTTCAATATCTATTCCGATGGACGGGTGTGCATGGGCAATGTGAACATCAATATCGACCGGGGGACGCATTTGGAGAATTTCATGACGCAATGGGAGGCTTACTTTTTCGGTAGCTATTTCAGCCATACCATCAGCGGAGGAAGCCAGATAAACGGGAACATCGTGCAATTATGGCAGCAACAGGTAAGCACCGAAAACAGGTTTAACGAATTGCTATTGGTTAAAAACGGTTTAACCCTTAACCAGCTTATCCGATGA
- a CDS encoding PRTRC system protein C, producing MLTTSTLQRVFLHKENNIEIVLTDPGEAFAPEAVMTFYSATYPILTNAKIVGPEIKNDQIQYRFESTMGTKG from the coding sequence ATGTTAACGACAAGCACATTACAGCGAGTGTTTTTACACAAAGAAAATAATATAGAAATCGTATTGACAGACCCCGGTGAGGCTTTTGCCCCCGAAGCGGTGATGACCTTTTACTCGGCAACTTATCCAATTCTTACCAACGCCAAAATTGTTGGCCCCGAAATCAAAAACGACCAGATTCAGTACCGCTTTGAAAGTACGATGGGGACGAAAGGATAA